A window from Streptomyces sp. NBC_00271 encodes these proteins:
- the sigJ gene encoding RNA polymerase sigma factor SigJ: protein MDDDELLEHLADRFQEHRGRLKAVAYRMLGSLSEADDAVQEVWLKLGRTDVGEIRNLAGWLTTVVGRVCLDLLRTRAARREEPLDTYVPDPLVSPLERIDPEQEVLLADSVGLALLVVLETLEPAERLAFVLHDMFAVPFDDIAPVVGRSSAATRQLASRARRRVRGAAAPEPELDPARQKLVLEAFLAASRAGDFEALVSVLHPDVVLRVDSGVLVGGAAASKVVHGATGVAQQALMFRQFAEFSRLALVNGAIGVVTAPEGRPLSVMGVTITDGRIVEMYILADPARLSDLALPDLAG from the coding sequence ATGGACGACGACGAACTCCTCGAACACCTTGCGGATCGGTTCCAGGAGCACCGCGGTCGCCTGAAGGCGGTGGCGTACCGGATGCTCGGCTCGCTGAGTGAGGCGGACGACGCGGTCCAGGAGGTGTGGCTGAAGCTCGGCCGCACGGACGTCGGTGAGATCAGGAACCTCGCGGGCTGGCTGACCACGGTGGTCGGCCGGGTCTGTCTGGACCTGCTGCGTACGCGTGCCGCGCGCCGCGAGGAGCCGCTGGACACCTATGTCCCCGACCCGCTGGTCAGCCCCCTGGAGCGGATCGATCCCGAGCAGGAGGTGCTGCTCGCCGACTCGGTGGGCCTGGCCCTGCTGGTGGTCCTGGAGACACTGGAACCCGCCGAGCGCCTCGCGTTCGTCCTGCACGACATGTTCGCGGTGCCCTTCGACGACATCGCGCCCGTCGTGGGCCGCTCGTCGGCCGCGACGCGGCAGCTGGCGAGTCGGGCGCGGCGGCGGGTACGGGGCGCTGCCGCGCCGGAGCCCGAGCTCGATCCCGCCCGGCAGAAACTGGTCCTCGAGGCCTTCCTCGCGGCCTCGCGTGCCGGGGACTTCGAGGCGCTGGTGTCCGTCCTCCATCCCGATGTCGTGCTCCGCGTCGACTCCGGTGTGCTCGTCGGAGGGGCGGCGGCGTCCAAGGTGGTCCACGGTGCGACCGGCGTCGCCCAACAGGCCCTCATGTTCCGCCAGTTCGCGGAGTTCTCCCGGCTCGCGCTGGTCAACGGGGCGATCGGCGTCGTCACGGCCCCCGAAGGCCGCCCCCTGTCCGTCATGGGCGTCACCATCACCGACGGCCGCATCGTCGAGATGTACATCCTCGCCGACCCCGCCCGCCTGTCCGACTTGGCCCTCCCCGACCTTGCGGGCTGA
- a CDS encoding pentapeptide repeat-containing protein — MREDSVTAVDDRLLELWADCGRCFGLCCVALPFTRSADFAIDKDAGKPCQNLRTDSRCGIHTQLRQKGFNGCTVYDCFGAGQQVSQVTFGGQGWRTGSPERARQMFDVFPVVRQLHELLWYLNEALTLPPARPVHADIRRALAETERLTNGSPEELGALDVNAHRQQVNTLLLRTSELVRAGVGRGKKKERRGADLMGARLKGADLRGANLRGAYLIAADLTGADLRGADLIGADFRDTDLTDADLTDAFFLTQPQLNAARGSAGTRLPRSVTRPGHWTQ, encoded by the coding sequence ATGCGAGAAGACAGCGTGACGGCAGTCGATGACCGGCTCCTGGAGTTGTGGGCCGACTGCGGTCGGTGTTTCGGGTTGTGCTGTGTCGCCCTGCCCTTCACCCGCTCGGCGGACTTCGCGATCGACAAGGACGCGGGAAAGCCCTGCCAGAACCTGCGGACGGACTCCCGGTGCGGAATCCACACGCAGCTGAGGCAGAAGGGGTTCAACGGGTGCACGGTGTACGACTGTTTCGGCGCCGGCCAGCAGGTCTCCCAGGTCACCTTCGGCGGGCAGGGCTGGCGCACAGGCTCGCCGGAGCGGGCCCGGCAGATGTTCGACGTGTTCCCGGTCGTCCGCCAGCTCCACGAACTTCTCTGGTACCTGAACGAGGCCCTGACCCTCCCCCCGGCCCGCCCCGTCCACGCCGACATCCGCCGCGCCCTCGCCGAGACGGAGCGACTGACGAACGGATCCCCGGAGGAACTCGGGGCGTTGGACGTGAACGCGCACCGGCAGCAGGTCAACACCCTCCTGCTGCGGACCAGCGAACTCGTGCGCGCGGGAGTCGGCCGCGGCAAGAAGAAGGAGCGGCGCGGCGCCGACCTCATGGGCGCCCGCCTCAAGGGCGCCGACCTGCGGGGTGCCAACCTGCGCGGCGCCTACCTCATCGCCGCCGACCTCACCGGCGCCGATCTGCGCGGCGCGGATCTGATCGGCGCCGACTTCCGCGACACGGATCTCACGGACGCGGATCTGACCGACGCGTTCTTCCTGACCCAGCCCCAGCTGAACGCGGCCAGGGGCAGCGCCGGGACCAGGCTGCCGCGGTCAGTCACCCGCCCGGGCCACTGGACGCAGTGA
- a CDS encoding cytochrome P450, which produces MAETTGAVLPKGFRSAELGWPELHRIPRPPYRLPLVGDVIGANVRSPVQDSMRFGRRLGPIFRRKGFGKEIVFVWGAELAAELADETQFAKHVGLGVANLRPVAGDGLFTAYNHEPNWQLAHDVLAPGFSREAMEGYHPMMLAVTERLMERWDGERAAGRAVDVPGDMTKLTLETIARTGFGHDFGSFERSRPHPFVTAMVGTLTYAQRLNVLPAPLAPVLLRGATRRNEAHVAYLNRTVDDVVAARQHSSGEGDLLDRMLETAHPETGERLTPENIRRQVITFLIAGHETTSGALSFALHYLAQHPDVAARARAEVDRVWGDTPLPAYDQVAKLRYVRRVLDESLRLWPTAPGFAREAREDTVLGGVHPMRTGAWTLVLTTLLQRNPEVWGANAEEFDPDRFDPGAVRSRPAHTFKPFGTGARACIGRQFALHEATLVLGLLLRRYELRPEPDYRLRVAERLTLMPEGLRLHLEDRAPAADPVSLRPVARAGD; this is translated from the coding sequence ATGGCGGAGACGACAGGGGCCGTGCTGCCCAAGGGGTTCCGGAGCGCGGAGCTGGGCTGGCCCGAGCTGCACCGCATCCCCCGCCCGCCCTACCGGCTCCCCCTCGTCGGGGATGTGATCGGCGCGAACGTCCGCTCTCCGGTGCAGGACTCGATGCGATTCGGGCGCCGGCTCGGGCCGATCTTCCGGCGCAAGGGCTTCGGCAAGGAGATCGTCTTCGTGTGGGGCGCCGAGCTCGCGGCCGAGCTGGCGGACGAGACACAGTTCGCCAAGCACGTCGGTCTCGGGGTCGCCAACCTCCGGCCGGTCGCCGGGGACGGTCTGTTCACGGCGTACAACCACGAACCGAACTGGCAGCTGGCCCACGACGTCCTCGCTCCGGGCTTCAGCCGTGAGGCCATGGAGGGGTACCACCCGATGATGCTCGCCGTGACCGAGCGGCTGATGGAGCGCTGGGACGGGGAACGCGCGGCGGGCCGGGCGGTGGACGTACCCGGCGACATGACGAAACTGACACTGGAGACCATCGCCCGCACCGGCTTCGGCCACGACTTCGGCTCCTTCGAGCGCTCCAGGCCGCACCCGTTCGTCACCGCGATGGTCGGCACCTTGACCTACGCGCAGCGCCTCAACGTGCTCCCCGCACCACTGGCTCCGGTACTGCTGCGCGGGGCCACCCGGCGCAACGAGGCGCACGTGGCGTACCTCAACCGCACGGTCGACGACGTCGTCGCGGCCCGTCAGCACTCCTCCGGCGAGGGTGACCTGCTCGACCGGATGCTGGAGACCGCCCATCCCGAGACCGGGGAGCGGCTGACGCCCGAGAACATCCGACGCCAGGTGATCACCTTCCTGATCGCCGGCCACGAGACGACCTCGGGCGCACTCTCCTTCGCCCTGCACTACCTCGCCCAGCACCCGGACGTCGCCGCCCGCGCGCGGGCCGAGGTGGACCGGGTCTGGGGCGACACTCCCCTGCCCGCCTACGACCAGGTCGCCAAGTTGCGCTACGTCCGCCGGGTCCTCGACGAGTCGCTACGGCTGTGGCCGACGGCGCCCGGCTTCGCGCGCGAGGCCCGCGAGGACACCGTGCTGGGCGGGGTCCACCCGATGCGGACGGGCGCCTGGACCCTGGTCCTGACGACGCTGCTGCAGCGCAACCCGGAGGTGTGGGGCGCGAACGCCGAGGAATTCGACCCGGACCGCTTCGACCCGGGGGCCGTACGGTCCCGGCCCGCCCACACCTTCAAGCCGTTCGGCACCGGGGCGCGGGCCTGCATCGGCCGGCAGTTCGCGCTGCACGAGGCGACGCTCGTCCTGGGGCTGCTGCTGCGCCGCTACGAGCTGCGGCCCGAACCGGACTACCGGCTGCGGGTCGCCGAGCGGCTGACGCTGATGCCGGAGGGGCTGCGGCTGCACCTCGAAGACCGGGCACCCGCGGCGGACCCGGTGTCACTGCGTCCAGTGGCCCGGGCGGGTGACTGA
- a CDS encoding TetR/AcrR family transcriptional regulator: MMGEQGERGERTRRRLSTEERREQLLSVGARLFSESPYDEVWIEQVAEIAGVSRGLLYHYFPTKRDFFAAVVERESERMLRLTAAVPGTPVREQLSAGLDTFLAYVEAHAHGFRAFHRADAAGDQAVRRVYQRALAAQEQQILAALDADPDVPGGIEDRPELRIAVRGWLAFTTAVCLEWLRGAELTREQLRDLCARALLGAIAP, encoded by the coding sequence ATGATGGGCGAACAAGGGGAGCGAGGAGAACGGACGCGCCGTCGGCTGAGTACCGAGGAGCGCAGGGAGCAGCTGTTGTCCGTCGGGGCGCGGCTGTTCTCGGAGAGCCCGTACGACGAGGTGTGGATCGAGCAGGTCGCCGAGATCGCCGGGGTCTCGCGCGGGCTCCTGTACCACTACTTCCCGACCAAGCGGGACTTCTTCGCGGCCGTCGTGGAGCGTGAGAGCGAGCGGATGCTGCGGCTGACGGCGGCGGTGCCCGGCACTCCCGTCCGCGAGCAGTTGAGCGCCGGACTCGACACCTTCCTGGCGTACGTCGAGGCCCATGCGCACGGCTTCCGCGCCTTCCATCGCGCCGACGCGGCCGGTGACCAGGCCGTGCGCAGGGTCTATCAGCGGGCGCTGGCCGCGCAGGAGCAACAGATCCTGGCGGCGCTCGACGCGGACCCCGACGTTCCCGGGGGGATCGAGGACCGGCCCGAGCTGCGGATCGCCGTCCGTGGCTGGCTCGCCTTCACCACGGCCGTGTGCCTGGAGTGGCTCAGGGGGGCGGAGCTGACCCGGGAGCAGCTGCGGGATCTGTGCGCGCGGGCGCTTCTGGGCGCCATCGCGCCGTAA
- a CDS encoding DUF2470 domain-containing protein, whose product MGDRHHWTAAPAAAERARSVLAAAWSCAVTAEGGREELVGAHTVTADGRVLLHVPDDSALTAAAVSAPRGEPSAVLEFADVAPVPVRNRIRARLWMAGRFVLAEGHLEFRPSRVVLREASGALVVDLDEFADAVPDPLATAEASLLTHLADAHPDAVERLTRLVEPEGLHGAVRVQPLAVDRHGLTLRIERARGNGDVRLSFHSPADDVSQLTERMHVLLTQASSANCPRALQRQRTDGDG is encoded by the coding sequence ATGGGTGACCGTCATCACTGGACGGCCGCGCCCGCCGCTGCCGAGCGCGCCCGCTCGGTGCTCGCCGCGGCATGGTCCTGCGCGGTGACCGCGGAGGGTGGCAGGGAGGAACTCGTCGGCGCGCACACCGTCACCGCGGACGGTCGGGTTCTCCTGCACGTGCCGGACGACAGCGCGCTGACGGCCGCGGCGGTCAGCGCGCCGCGCGGAGAGCCCTCCGCCGTCCTGGAGTTCGCGGACGTCGCGCCCGTGCCGGTGCGCAACCGGATCCGCGCCCGGCTCTGGATGGCCGGCCGGTTCGTCCTGGCGGAGGGCCACCTGGAGTTCCGGCCCTCGCGCGTGGTGCTGCGGGAGGCGTCCGGCGCGCTCGTGGTGGACCTCGACGAGTTCGCGGACGCCGTCCCCGATCCGCTCGCTACGGCCGAGGCGAGCCTGCTCACCCACCTGGCCGACGCGCACCCGGACGCCGTCGAGCGGCTGACCCGCCTCGTCGAGCCCGAGGGTCTGCACGGCGCGGTCCGCGTCCAGCCGCTCGCCGTCGACCGGCACGGACTGACGCTGCGGATCGAACGGGCGCGCGGCAACGGCGACGTACGCCTGTCCTTCCACTCGCCCGCCGACGACGTCTCGCAGCTCACCGAGCGGATGCATGTGCTGCTCACGCAGGCGAGCTCCGCGAACTGCCCCCGCGCGCTACAGCGGCAGCGCACAGACGGCGACGGGTGA
- a CDS encoding lactonase family protein gives MNTGADPARDAGGGWGRRRFIGALAGITAVTTIPAPAAPRTRPAAATNPPAEGSPATSASGPTSSAPTVRRLFLGTYTSVEGGGKGIGLATYDPATGAVTATGTLTGIGDPSYLATHPKGHTLYAVDERPQGAVTAVRLTDNKVLGTRSTGGAGPCHLSVHPSGRWLLSANYTSGSVAVHPVDVSGALGERTDLVTHSSPAPGPGQDGPHAHQFVTSPDGGHVLAVDLGTDTVYTYRLDQSKGTLTEVSQAHTRPGAGPRHLTFHPDGRFAYLANEVDNTVVVCAYDPASGRLTPGEPQSTGTGAGTNYPAQILVTSNGSYAYLANRGHNSLTRYGVEAAGARLRLLDTVPVGGDFPRHLAFSPDERLLFTANQRSSTVSVFHVEGASGELRLAGKPFASPVAVCALPL, from the coding sequence ATGAACACTGGCGCGGATCCGGCGCGGGACGCGGGCGGCGGCTGGGGCAGGCGCCGGTTCATCGGAGCGCTGGCGGGGATCACCGCGGTGACGACGATTCCGGCACCGGCCGCGCCGCGCACCCGCCCCGCGGCCGCCACGAACCCACCCGCCGAGGGCTCCCCCGCCACCTCGGCCTCCGGACCGACCTCTTCCGCCCCCACCGTCCGCCGGCTGTTCCTCGGCACGTACACCTCGGTCGAGGGCGGCGGAAAGGGGATCGGCCTGGCCACGTACGACCCGGCGACGGGCGCCGTCACGGCCACCGGCACGCTCACCGGCATCGGCGACCCGTCGTACCTCGCCACGCATCCGAAGGGCCACACGCTGTACGCCGTCGACGAGCGGCCACAGGGCGCCGTGACGGCCGTACGGCTCACCGACAACAAAGTGCTGGGCACCCGGAGCACCGGCGGCGCGGGCCCCTGCCACCTCTCCGTGCATCCGAGCGGACGGTGGCTGCTGAGCGCCAACTACACCTCGGGCAGCGTGGCCGTGCACCCCGTCGACGTCTCGGGCGCACTCGGCGAGCGCACCGACCTGGTCACACACTCCAGTCCGGCACCGGGCCCCGGCCAGGACGGCCCGCACGCGCACCAGTTCGTGACCAGTCCGGACGGCGGGCACGTCCTCGCCGTCGACCTGGGCACCGACACGGTCTACACCTACCGCCTGGACCAGTCGAAGGGAACGCTCACCGAGGTCTCCCAGGCGCACACCCGGCCGGGCGCGGGGCCACGGCATCTCACCTTCCACCCCGACGGCCGTTTCGCCTATCTCGCCAACGAGGTCGACAACACGGTCGTGGTCTGCGCGTACGACCCGGCGAGCGGGCGGCTCACCCCGGGCGAGCCGCAGTCCACCGGCACGGGCGCGGGCACGAACTACCCGGCGCAGATCCTGGTGACGTCGAACGGGTCGTACGCCTATCTCGCCAACCGCGGCCACAACAGCCTGACGCGGTACGGGGTCGAGGCGGCCGGTGCCCGGTTGAGGCTCCTGGACACCGTGCCGGTCGGCGGCGACTTCCCGCGCCACCTCGCCTTCTCACCGGACGAACGGCTGCTGTTCACGGCGAACCAGCGCTCGAGCACGGTCAGTGTCTTCCACGTCGAGGGCGCAAGCGGTGAACTCCGGCTCGCGGGCAAGCCGTTCGCCTCACCCGTCGCCGTCTGTGCGCTGCCGCTGTAG
- a CDS encoding aromatic acid exporter family protein, with product MRDVRGAWAVAGAQLRKWHEEPVVVQSVRSAGAATVAYVIALRLSPEPAPLTAPLTALLVVQVTLYATLTTGIRRVNSVVAGVVVAIAFSVLVGLTWWSLALLILASLAVGHLVRVSEFVPEVAISAMLVLGVTRVGDTAWARVLETLIGAVVGLGCNLLFAPPVWVGAAGESIEDLARRVRRLMLRMGEEAAGRTPVEHATARLHEARRLDHDIVQVDAALRQAEDSLKLNPRVREGLLHRIVLRTGLDTLEICTVVLRVLARTLTDLAKERDPEPLFEPQVGATLEQLLSEVGDAVVSFAVLVTTDISQNAESAESRLTAELSTATATRDKLAQLLLDEVQRDARQWQLHGAVLTEVTRILDELDTEHRSRRLMEELDRGTREERERRDHLVRLRQRLRMSRRPRQPRSDRNRPPVSGRSL from the coding sequence ATGCGAGACGTACGTGGTGCGTGGGCCGTGGCAGGCGCACAGCTCCGGAAGTGGCACGAGGAACCCGTGGTCGTCCAGTCGGTGCGGTCGGCGGGGGCCGCGACCGTCGCGTACGTGATCGCGCTGCGGCTCAGTCCGGAGCCCGCGCCACTCACCGCCCCGCTCACCGCGCTCCTGGTCGTGCAGGTCACGCTCTACGCCACCCTCACCACCGGCATCCGCCGGGTGAACTCCGTGGTGGCGGGTGTCGTCGTCGCCATCGCCTTCAGCGTTCTCGTGGGTCTGACATGGTGGAGTCTGGCCCTGCTCATCCTCGCCTCGCTGGCCGTCGGCCATCTCGTCCGGGTCAGCGAGTTCGTGCCCGAGGTGGCGATCAGCGCCATGCTCGTGCTCGGCGTGACCAGGGTCGGGGACACGGCCTGGGCCAGGGTGCTGGAGACACTGATCGGCGCGGTGGTCGGACTCGGCTGCAATCTGCTCTTCGCTCCCCCGGTGTGGGTGGGTGCGGCCGGCGAGTCCATCGAGGATCTGGCGCGGCGGGTACGCCGGTTGATGCTGCGCATGGGCGAGGAGGCGGCCGGCCGCACCCCCGTCGAGCACGCCACCGCCCGGCTGCACGAGGCGCGCCGCCTGGACCACGACATCGTCCAGGTGGACGCGGCGCTCCGGCAGGCCGAGGACAGCCTCAAGCTCAATCCGCGCGTACGGGAGGGCCTGCTGCACCGGATCGTGCTGCGTACCGGCCTCGACACGCTGGAGATCTGCACGGTGGTGCTGCGGGTGCTCGCCCGCACCCTCACCGACCTCGCCAAGGAGCGCGATCCCGAGCCGCTGTTCGAGCCCCAGGTGGGGGCGACACTGGAGCAGCTGCTGTCCGAAGTGGGCGACGCCGTGGTGAGTTTCGCGGTCCTGGTGACCACGGACATCAGCCAGAACGCCGAGTCGGCCGAGTCCCGGCTCACCGCGGAGCTGTCCACCGCCACGGCGACCCGCGACAAGCTGGCCCAGCTGCTGCTCGACGAGGTGCAGCGGGACGCCCGGCAGTGGCAGCTGCACGGCGCCGTCCTCACCGAGGTCACCCGCATCCTGGACGAGCTGGACACGGAGCACCGCTCACGGCGGCTCATGGAGGAGCTCGACCGCGGCACCCGCGAAGAGCGCGAGCGCCGTGACCACCTCGTCCGACTGCGGCAGCGCCTTCGGATGTCCCGCAGGCCGCGACAGCCGCGCTCGGACCGGAACCGTCCCCCCGTCTCCGGTCGTTCTCTCTGA
- a CDS encoding CGNR zinc finger domain-containing protein, with protein sequence MPSAPAAVPEPASPFPFIGGRPCLNFVATLGKRHATPLERLPDPDALARWITEAGLSAGADDTPVRVTEGDLVHARTLREALYRLVHAAMAGEAPDPADVTRANEAAARPDLAPQLAEPQDEGADPRQPLRWTAERPGPAALATVARDAVLLVGGPLLARVKECENPECSLLFLDDSQARRRRWCSMDRCGNLAKVAGYRSRSRADSSR encoded by the coding sequence ATGCCCTCCGCTCCCGCCGCCGTCCCCGAGCCCGCCTCGCCGTTCCCCTTCATCGGCGGACGCCCCTGCCTGAACTTCGTGGCCACGCTCGGCAAGCGGCACGCCACCCCCCTGGAGCGGCTCCCGGACCCCGACGCCCTCGCCCGCTGGATCACCGAGGCGGGCCTGAGCGCCGGGGCCGACGACACCCCGGTGCGCGTCACCGAGGGCGACCTCGTCCACGCCCGCACCCTGCGCGAGGCCCTCTACCGGCTCGTTCACGCCGCGATGGCCGGGGAGGCACCCGACCCGGCCGATGTCACGCGGGCCAACGAGGCGGCGGCCCGCCCCGACCTCGCCCCCCAACTCGCCGAGCCGCAGGACGAGGGCGCGGACCCCCGGCAGCCCCTGCGCTGGACGGCCGAGCGTCCCGGACCCGCGGCCCTCGCGACCGTGGCCCGGGACGCCGTCCTACTGGTCGGCGGCCCGCTCCTTGCCAGGGTCAAGGAGTGCGAGAACCCCGAGTGCTCGCTGCTCTTCCTGGACGACTCCCAGGCCCGTCGGCGCCGCTGGTGCTCCATGGACCGCTGCGGCAACCTCGCGAAGGTGGCCGGTTACCGGTCCCGCAGCCGCGCCGACTCCAGCCGGTGA
- a CDS encoding quinone oxidoreductase family protein has protein sequence MRAVRIDEFGGPEVLVPMEVPDPVAGPGQVLLRVVAAGVNRADALVRAGRYHRAGRPPLIPGVEAAGVVAAVGEGVTGIEVGQRVMALDGVNAPGFYAELAVVPARQVTVVPDGLELTEAAALPVAWLSAWYCLRHLAKVTKDDTVVVKAAASGVGSAAVQIAAEAGARVVALAGSPDKTAWAAGFGAHDTLDTSAHPGDAEVEEVLRLTDGRGADVVLDTVGGPAFGRSLREVGHGGRVVALANVALEPSTIDTRDFYPKNAAVLGFQLTNLQIHGYDPREDLRELARRVAAGTYRVPVETVIPLDQARAAHERLERRDNRGKIVLAVQEK, from the coding sequence ATGCGTGCGGTGCGGATCGACGAGTTCGGCGGGCCCGAGGTGTTGGTGCCGATGGAGGTCCCCGACCCGGTCGCGGGCCCGGGCCAGGTGCTGCTGCGGGTCGTGGCGGCGGGGGTGAACCGGGCGGACGCGCTGGTCCGTGCCGGGCGGTACCACCGGGCCGGACGTCCACCGCTGATCCCGGGCGTGGAGGCGGCCGGCGTCGTCGCCGCGGTGGGGGAGGGGGTGACCGGCATCGAGGTCGGACAGCGGGTCATGGCCCTGGACGGGGTGAACGCACCTGGTTTCTACGCCGAGTTGGCCGTCGTGCCCGCCCGGCAGGTCACGGTCGTGCCGGACGGTCTGGAGCTGACCGAGGCCGCCGCCCTGCCCGTCGCCTGGCTCTCCGCCTGGTACTGCCTGCGCCATCTGGCGAAGGTGACCAAGGACGACACCGTGGTGGTGAAGGCCGCCGCGAGCGGGGTGGGCAGCGCGGCCGTCCAGATCGCCGCCGAGGCCGGCGCCCGTGTCGTCGCGCTCGCGGGCTCACCCGACAAGACCGCCTGGGCCGCCGGATTCGGCGCCCACGACACCCTCGACACCTCCGCGCACCCGGGCGACGCGGAGGTCGAGGAGGTGCTGCGGCTGACCGACGGGCGCGGTGCGGACGTCGTCCTCGACACCGTCGGCGGCCCCGCTTTCGGACGGAGTCTGCGCGAGGTCGGACACGGCGGGCGAGTGGTCGCCCTCGCCAACGTCGCCCTGGAGCCGAGCACGATCGACACCCGCGACTTCTATCCGAAGAACGCCGCCGTCCTCGGCTTCCAGCTCACCAATCTGCAGATCCACGGCTACGACCCCCGCGAGGACCTGCGCGAGCTGGCCCGGCGGGTCGCGGCGGGCACGTACCGCGTGCCGGTCGAGACGGTGATCCCGCTGGACCAGGCGCGCGCGGCCCACGAACGTCTGGAGCGGCGGGACAACCGGGGCAAGATCGTGCTGGCCGTTCAGGAGAAATGA
- a CDS encoding DUF3626 domain-containing protein encodes MDFRGGRTPQERALRHVAALSRGAAVNPALRITLNFHPDRLVGELPILEVLARDGAYVSQFVTGTSNGGLTAHPGGDRWRWESRIFGAAYDAEPAHERPVYGGLNFRRQLVGAAPRFGSSHFRLTGAALRRATFCYPDSAAEPSAFGVAAGMSLIELAEADEQDALDDYIEAQVHGPVDLARDMEALVLDASYRGTAVEVAARRLPCPVEWHPGYRLPVEELRRHPDFRGPEFVALGARIAEDGLLDPRIIGDAARTGRHELQDLKRVWHCLARFGAPQGAGTAAGGHTPGVSTPSA; translated from the coding sequence GTGGACTTCAGGGGCGGGCGCACACCCCAGGAGCGGGCGCTGCGCCATGTGGCGGCTCTCTCCCGGGGCGCGGCGGTGAACCCGGCGCTGCGCATCACTCTGAACTTCCACCCCGACCGGCTGGTGGGTGAGCTCCCGATCCTGGAGGTACTGGCCCGGGACGGCGCGTATGTCTCGCAGTTCGTCACGGGAACGAGCAACGGCGGGCTCACCGCGCACCCCGGGGGCGACCGCTGGCGCTGGGAGAGCCGGATCTTCGGCGCGGCGTACGACGCCGAACCCGCGCACGAACGACCCGTGTACGGCGGACTGAACTTCCGGCGCCAACTCGTCGGCGCGGCGCCCCGCTTCGGCTCCTCGCACTTCCGGCTGACCGGTGCGGCCCTGCGGCGGGCCACCTTCTGCTATCCCGACAGCGCGGCCGAGCCGTCCGCGTTCGGGGTCGCCGCCGGGATGTCCCTGATCGAGCTGGCCGAGGCGGACGAGCAGGACGCGCTCGACGACTACATCGAGGCGCAGGTGCACGGCCCCGTCGACCTGGCGAGGGACATGGAGGCCCTGGTCCTGGACGCGAGCTACCGCGGCACGGCCGTCGAGGTGGCGGCCCGGCGGCTCCCGTGCCCCGTGGAGTGGCACCCCGGCTACCGGCTCCCGGTCGAGGAACTGCGGCGCCACCCGGACTTCCGTGGCCCGGAGTTCGTCGCGCTCGGCGCCCGGATCGCCGAGGACGGCCTGCTCGACCCCAGGATCATCGGGGACGCCGCCCGCACCGGCCGCCACGAACTCCAGGACCTGAAGAGGGTGTGGCACTGCCTCGCGCGCTTCGGCGCCCCTCAGGGAGCGGGCACGGCCGCGGGCGGCCACACTCCGGGAGTCAGTACGCCCAGCGCGTAG
- a CDS encoding PAS domain S-box protein, translating to MDAVDAVVWRNRAMTLFDRIPMPVAVCDVYGAVILANPAMAAEWGATSSGLRGRKVLDLFRPQEPWQIERIAQALRLRRRSRYPVSVRWDAADGVRREGELTADPVSDSVEASTALLVMVRVLGECPVVEQSPEPAAGTAEIRILTLLAGGATTARAARETGLTVDGVNYHLRRLSERWGAANRTELVARAYALGVLTPGVWPPAAVPAP from the coding sequence ATGGACGCGGTGGACGCGGTGGTGTGGCGCAACCGGGCCATGACGTTGTTCGACCGCATCCCCATGCCGGTCGCGGTCTGTGATGTGTACGGGGCGGTCATCCTGGCCAATCCGGCGATGGCGGCGGAGTGGGGCGCCACGTCGAGCGGGCTGCGGGGGCGCAAGGTCCTGGACCTGTTCCGGCCTCAGGAGCCCTGGCAGATCGAGCGGATCGCACAGGCGTTGCGGCTGCGCCGTCGCTCGCGCTATCCGGTCTCGGTGCGCTGGGACGCGGCCGACGGGGTGCGGCGCGAGGGCGAGCTGACCGCGGACCCGGTCAGTGACTCCGTCGAGGCGAGCACCGCACTGCTGGTCATGGTCCGCGTGCTCGGCGAGTGCCCGGTCGTGGAGCAGTCGCCCGAGCCGGCGGCGGGCACGGCCGAGATCCGCATTCTGACGCTGCTCGCCGGGGGCGCGACCACCGCGCGGGCCGCCCGGGAGACGGGCCTGACCGTGGACGGCGTCAACTACCACCTGCGGCGCCTGTCCGAGCGCTGGGGCGCGGCCAACCGTACGGAACTGGTCGCGCGCGCCTACGCGCTGGGCGTACTGACTCCCGGAGTGTGGCCGCCCGCGGCCGTGCCCGCTCCCTGA